The Jaculus jaculus isolate mJacJac1 chromosome 1, mJacJac1.mat.Y.cur, whole genome shotgun sequence nucleotide sequence TtgctttccccaccaccaccaccaaatacTCAGACCTCTAGAAAATAACATCTTTACATAGTATTTGACATGAATTGTGGATGGTAGAGCCCTTGGACAGGGGAACAAAGCTTTAAATCactgagttttttttgggggggggtgatagAGAGCATACTTGCTATTGACTTTTGTTCCTAGAAaagttgtctttttaaaaagctgttttcTAGGTAGGTAGAGAACGAAACTGCCATATCCTCATTGGTTCTATCCAAGAGATCACTTGCAGCAATAGTGGATGTCtgtgttttgtttctgtcttgtgttttattatatttaaaaaaatgttggggtGATTATGGTAACAGGAGAGATCCCTAGCTTTGTTTTCCTTAGAAGACTTGTTTAGTGTTTTATCAAACATCTGTTGTAGTTCTTGTAGATGGAAAAGCTTgtgagaaaaacaaacaccacatggAGCCTGTAAATGTTTTTGCACAACCTGTGAAGCATTCTTGGAAGTGGCCAGTAAAAAGGgttttaccatttaaaaaaatgtaatctgTGTCATTGTTTACATCTGTAACTTTTCCTCCTTAATCTCATTACAACATTCTGGCAAAAATGTAGACACAGTATCTTCCAGTTTTAGAATAAATAACCATTTGGATCAAATTTCCCAATCTGCTATGGCTGCACTGACTGGGGTGAAGTGTGTCATGggggtgtttgtttattttggggggaggtagggagcagggtctccctcttgtgtaggttaacctggaactcactatatttTTGGCTGGCCTCCCAAAttttagaattaaaggcatgagtcaccatggtCAGCTTGGttgattatctatttattttgaggcaagtctcTGTGACctcatctggccttgaactcaaggcagtcctacctgagcctcctgagtaacgattaaaggtatgagtcaccacacccaacttattatttatttacttgagggaggcagacagaatacgggtgtgccagagcctcctgccactgcaaactccatacgcatgcccTGCTTAatgtagctggctttatgtgggtacttgggaattaagcctgggccataagactttacaagcaaatgcctttaacaacagagccatctctctagccctgtgttattttatttttttatttcattcatttattttttgaaacaagtccaacagactggctttttttctctctttttttttttttttttttttttgagagagacctagaaataattggcacaccagggcttccggccactgcaatcaagcttcagacgtgtatgcccccttgtgcataagtccttagactttgtaggcaagtgacttaattgctaacccatctctccagccctattttttattatttattttgggttttcaaggtagggtcttgctctagcccaggctgacctggaattcactatgtagtctcagggtggccttgaactcatggtgagcttcctgcctctgccttcccaagtgctgggattaaaggcatgcaccataatgCCCAACCCTGgcctatttttgagacagggtctgatgtAGACCAGAATGGCTTTGGTATATATcacagaatgaccttgaactactgttctttctgccaccacttcccaaattttgggattacagacaagcactaccatgcctggttgttTTCTGGACTGGGGATTGAATAGGGTGCATGTTGGGCAGGCACTCTATGGATTGGATTGTATCCCCAACCCTTACTTAATCCAGGGTTCTCTAGGCCTAGAActcttgtcttgaactcacagcagtcctacctcagcctcttgtatgctaggattacaggcaggcatgagccaccatgcctggctattttaattcatcttttgttttattttcttcgagatgaggtctcactctagcccaaactgatctggaatctgtagtaccaggctggtctctaacttaCTGggattctgctacctctgcctcccaagtggtggaattaaaaggcatgtgccactacatcttgttcattcattctttaatgcttatttctctgtgtgtgtgttttgttgttggttggttggttacttttatttttttatttccaagacagggtcttgctccaggctgacctggaacacagcctccccactgctgggattaaaggtgtgctccatcatgccCAACTCATTTATTTCTCAAGATGCACTGCACTAGATGTATTCAATGATAGCTTTCTTCCTGCATGCCTGCCTTTTACACTATGCCTTCACTTGAGAGATGCCATCCCTTCACTTTGGTGTATGAAGGGGTCTACCTAGGTCCTGCCTATGCTAAGAGCTTGAGCCATTGGAATAGAAATGACTTACctcaaccgggcgtggtggcacacgcctttaatcccagcactcgggaggtagaggtaggaggatctccatgagttcgaggccacagttctgagactacatagttaattccaggtcagcctcagctagagtgagactgtacctcaaaaaaaaaaagactttccttatagccagatgtggtggcgcacacctttaatgcctttaatcctagtagttgggaggcagaggtagaattgccatgagttccaggcttcTCTGaaacaaattctaggtcagcctgggatagagtgaaaccttacctcaaaacaaaacaaaacaaaacaaaacagctgggcatgatggtgcacacctttaatcacagtactctggaggcaaaggtaggatcgccatgagtttgaggccatcctgaaacaatatagtgagttccaggtcagcctgggctagtgtgaaaccctaccttgaaaaacaaaacaaaaagaaaagaaatacctgtATGTGGACTGTACTAAAACTAGTTGGATGTTTGAGGTTAAATGTGAGGTTCTATGGTAGGTTCAttatgagttctgggtcagcttgggttaggttaagaccctgcctcaaaaaaaaaaaaagaaaaacaaaaaaatgaaataaggggctggagagagagcttagcagttaagacacttggctgcaaagccaaaatacccaggtttgactcccaggtacccacatgaagccagatgaacaaggtggcacatgcatctggagttcgtttacagtggctgaaggccttggcatgcccattctctatctgcctttttctcttcctcaaatgaaaataaataaataagctgccatggtggtacattcctttaatctcagcacctaggcggtaggaggactgcattgagtttgaggccaccctgagacttaattccaggttagcatggcatacagcaaaaccctactcaACCCTcttcccctgccaaaaaaaaaaaataaggttaaatTTATGAACATCATTATTTACTCATAATTACTACCTAGGAAAAGACTGATTATTGGATATTTGATaggtgtcattttcttttctttttttcctgtttggttttttgaggtagggtctcacttaagctcaggctgacatgtaGTCTAAGATTGGCCTCAAACatatggtgattctcccacctctacctcctaaatcctgggattaaaggcatggcccaccatgcccacccagccaTATGCATTATTTTCTAATAAATTTGAAGAATGGCAAgataactttaaaataatatttgaggagctggagagatggcttagcagttaagtgcttgccaataagcctaaggaccccagttcgaggctgaattccccaggacctatgttagccagatgcacaagggggtgtatgcatctggagttcatttgtagtggctggaggccctggcgcactcattctctctttatctgcctctttctctctctgttgctctcaaataaataaataaaataaatgaaaaaaattaaaaataatatttgagggctggagagatggcttagtggttaagtgtttgcttgcaaagccaaaggactgaggctcaattccccaaaaccgacataagccagatgcacaagggtgtgcacgcacggggagttagtttgcagtggctggaggccctggcatacccatcttctttctaattaaaaaaaaaaaaaaaaacacatacatatatacgtatatatatatgtatgtatgtatggatggatggatttgagagaaagaggaagatagagaatgggtgtgccagggcctctagcctctgcaaacatctccagatgcatatgccaccgtgTACATCgggctttatgagggtgctggggaattgaacctgggtccgtaagctttgcgggcaagcaccttaaccactgagcagtctctccagccctggcaaggTAAAAATATTGACAAAAATACTGTATTACTGGGACAAACATGATCATAGGTGGTTTTATATGAGGCAGGGCAGATTGAGAGATagtagatgcacaagggccttcatctgctgcaaacaaactagactcatgtgccaccttgtgcatctggcaatatgtaatcaaacttgggttcttgggcttaaccactactccatctctccagcccccataagtggggttttttttgtgtgtgtgcatgggtatgcatgtttgtgtgtgggtgcaccaCAGGATAACCTCAAAGTTTTATACACAGGAACATCTTAatacctttattattttatttttatttatttatttatttgagagagagaggcagagagagagaatgagcacaccagggcctctacccactgtaaacgaactccagatgcatgcacctcttgtgcatctgtcttatgtgggtcctggagaattgaaccgagatcctttggctttgcaggcaaactccttaaccgctaagccatctctgcggcCCTCTtacacctttttattttatttttaaaatatttttatttatttagccaggcatggtggcacatgcctttaacctcagcacttgggaggcagaggtaggaggattgccatgagtttgaggccaccctgagatgatatagtgaatttgaggtcagcctaagctagaatgataCCCCACCTcgagaaatcaaaaaaattaaaaaaatgaaaaaattgaaagagaatggacacaccaggccctctgcacacaaactctagatacatgtgccattttgaacctgggtcctttgacattgcaggcaagcaccttaacttttaagctatctctccagccctattgtttttattttagatggACTCATTATAGCCTAGATTGTTGTTGAACTTGCTACAtaatagctgaagatgacctggaactgctggtttatgtgggacaaaCTTAGGGCTTTGCATACAAGGCAAGCAAGCACTCGACCTGCTCAGCCACATCTCCAACTACCtacctcttattttatttatttatttgcacgtgtgtggtggggggggggggcaggatctcttactgctgcaaaagaatgccagacacatgtaccagtttttttgtttcttttttgtttgagagtgacaggcaggcagagagagagagaaaatgggtgcaccagggcttccagccactgcaaacgaattccagatgggtgtgtccacttgtgcatctggctaacatgggtcctgggaaatggagccttgaaccggggtccttaggcttcacaggcaagcacttaaccactaagccacctctccagcccttatctatcTCTTTGGAATAAGATGttattgacctggagctcaccaattagcctAGATTGGCTACCCACCAGCAAATCTTACGGATCCTCTTGCGCTccttcagtgttgggattataggtgctttCTGATACTCTTGGTATTTTACTGGGGTACTAAGAATCtgtcagactcaggtcctcatgctttcaaggcaagcacttttcccactaAGCTGTTTATCTGTCTCCATCATAACCAATCTGTAATGCTCAGCTCAGAGCATTTGGCTTCAAAGCTGACAGTGCTATTGGTGTAGGGTTTGCTTTAGCTCTTCTCTGTGTGACACATTCAGATTTCAGAGCCtatcagcattttttaaaaatatatttccatttatttatttgaaagagggaggggaagagagagaatagacataccaGGCTTCCACCcctattaagccatttctccagacccttaCAACATTAGTGGTAGTGCTCGTGCTAGGgaccaaactcagggcctcacatgtGTCATTAGAgcccttttttgtcttttggggCAGGGAGGGTCTTGCTTTTTACAACCCAGACTACCCTCACATGAACCTGGCTCACTAGAACGTAAAGTCCCGAGCTGAGAGGCCAGGCATAGTGAATGGCACACACCTCAATCCCACACTCCAAAgactgaggtcagaggattgctatgaattggGGACCAGCCTGAGgcaacagagtgagatccaggtcagcctgggctagagtgagaccctgccctgaaaaacaaataaagtcagcagagctgagcagagcaAGGAGGATCCAGTTTAAAGCCACGTGTGCTGAGATCCACCCTTTAGCCTTTAGTTTTATTggcttatgtgtgtggtgtatacatgcGTGTGCCCTTGCAGTGCCTCATGGGCTAGCCTACAGTGGGATACACTTGCCTGCACTGGCTGGGGTGATGAGATACTGGGAGTCTCTTGCCAGTCTTGGAATTTGATTgttctcatccccccccccccagctccagGGATTCTtgctttacttaggtactagcATTACAGGTGCacttggccacacccagctgttaagTGGGTTCTAGTTTGGTCCCTAGCACGAGCACTACCACTTATGTtgtaagggtctggagagatggcttaatagggGTGGAAGCCtggtatgtctattctctctctctccctccctctttcaaataaataaatgaaaatatatttttaaaaaatgctgttaGGCCCTGAAATCTGAATGTGTCACACAGAGATTCAAACTggctctcaggccctcatgcctgcacagaaattacatttaactgctgggccagctCTCCATAGTTCCCTCTGTTTTGTTCGGAGAACGGCTCTGAAATTTttttggctggggggggggggtttcaaggtagggtctcactctagcccaggttgacctggaattcactatgtagtctcagggtggccttgaactcatggtgatcctcctacctctgcctcccaagtgttgggattaaaggcatttaccaaCATGTCcggcttttttctgttttgttgtaatatttctatttatttgagaaagctgagtatgagcaggccagggcctcctgccactgcaaatgaactgcagatgcatgcaccactatgtgcatctggattctttatgtggatattggggaattgaactggagcaGTCCAGGCTTTGTatgtgagtgcctttaaccactgaatcatctctacagtcccacatgtgtgtgtatttgtaaggAGATAGCaagtactagggcctcttgccatactgcagacaaactccagattcttgcccCACTTGCTTGCAAGCAGACACCTTTATCCCATCAAGCTATCTCCCTAtcccctaattttttttgtttagcctttatattttttagttttttttttttaatacttatttgcaagcagagagagaatacgaatgaatggacaccccagggcctattgccactgcaaactccagacatgtgcctcattgttcatctggctttgtgtgcaaagggaggaatcaaacccagactggcaggctttgaaagtaagcgcTAAGTAGtaagccatttccctaacccATAACCTTATTCCTTGTAACTGCTAAGTCCTGTTTTCTCCCCAGCCAGGGTTACAGATAGTTTGTAGAACAAGCAAACTTTGTCTCTGGCCACTCAgcatgctgcccccccccccaaggtagtaGGTACACTAAGGCCCGGTACGCTCTTAATAAGGGCAAGAAGTGCCTGAGTTGGCCTGAGGACGAAATAAGACCTAGTTCTGGTCTCCAACTGAAATTCATTTAGCCCCACGGTGGGTTGTCAGCCCGGTTCCCAACACATCCGTGTGGCCCGCGCTGTGCTTCTTGCCCCCTTCCTTCCCACATTCCTTCGTTGATGCCGCTCGTGTGCCTTGGGCTCACCATTGGGAAGAAGTCGAGGTCCAGACGTCGTGATGCAGGAGCAGCCATTTTAGGACGGGGGAGCCCCGAAGAAAGCCTATCGGGAGCTGGCGGGTTAGGGGCCGCCATCTTAAGGACGGCCTGGGCGCCGGGGCGGGGAGACCGCCGCGCTGGGCCGGGGCGGCCGCCATCTTGGGCCGCGGGCGCGGCCATCTTAGGCGCGGCGCCGCCCCGCCCTCCGCTCCTGGGCCTTGGGGGCCTAAGGCTGCCCTCCCTggctcccgcccgcccgcccgcccgccggcgcGCGCGAGCCTTCCTTCCCCCGCCGCCTTGGCCCGCGGGAGCGCGAAGGCCGTCGGCCGCGGGAGGGTCTGTTGTACCCAGCGCTGCCCCTGGGGGCGCCCGCGCTCCGCCCAGCCCGAGCCCGGCCGCCGGCCTTGACCATGGCTCACCTGCTCTGCGGGCCCTGTAACCTGGATATGGCAGTCCTCTCCCTCAAGAAGGCTAACACaggagctgttctctgaagctctAGATGACTTTATTCTTCCAATGGCTTTCCCTTAACTTCCAATAGCTCCAGGTGAGAACGAGAACGAGCACCTGGGCatccctctctcccctgcctgAGCGGGTCACCGAGGGAAGGGGCAGGACTCTGGCACTTTGACGGGATCCCTCTGCGGGTGGAGCCGAGGAGATGGGGTCCGCGTGGCTAAGGAGGGCCTTGTGCTTCAGACAATGTTAGGGGTAGGCAAGGGTCGGAGCAGGCTGCTACAGTTTCCAACCTAAACAAGGGCCCAGGAGAGGGGAAGGTGAGATGAGAGGAAAGGCAGCTGCTCAGAGGAGGGCACAGAAGAACTTCTTCTCCCGAAAGGGGTTTTCTGAGGTGGGCACAGGAGTGATGAGGGGATCCTCACACGCATGGGCATCGCAGTAAGTCATCAGGTCTGCTGCTGCCTTGGATACCTGGGGCACAGCCAGGAGAGGAAGTATGAGCCAGAACCCCCCTGAAAGGGATTGCAGATACCAAATGGGGTGTCTTAGAATTTCTAGGGCTACTCGAGAgagtcttctccctcctcctcacagAAGCCTAGTGTACTAATGGGAGCCAGGGTCTCACCCACCTTTATCCGGCACAAACTGGCCTCAATCTTCAGCTGTTCCACCATCTTGCGTGCTTGTCCAATGCTCATGGTGCTGTTCACAGGAGTCTCCCCTTTCATGCtggagaaaaaagagggagaactCAGATTGCCTTTCTATATTCCAATAACTTTTGCAAGGCCAAGGTTGTGCCCCAGTATTTTGTGCTCCCATTGCCCACCCTCAAGTGACCTGTCTCATCTCTGTTCCTCAgggcttggggggtggggggaatgaagAAAAGATGAAATGCTCTCGAGATTTCCACATGGCCTGGGTCCTCTAGGTCATCAAACAATACAAATGATTTAAGGTTTTCCAGTTCTTCAAGCCACCAGTGTTACCAGCTATATAAAAGCCTTAGGCAGAACCCCACCCTGTTCAAGACACATCACCCACCTATATCCAATGGGAGATAAACAGATTGCCCCTACTCACCTGAAGTaacggggtggggggaagaggggaGCACCAGCAGCAGCCAAAAACGTAGGGTCAGTTGGGGTGGGGAACACCAAACCCTGCCTCAGATAGGTGCCCCACCCTGCAGGGGCTTGCAGCTGAAAATATCTGTTAAAGAGGCAATTAATACACAGATGGCCACTGGAGAGGGTCAGACCAGAGATCCTTGGAAGGGTGGTCTGTTTCTGCTGCTCAAGCACTGCCCAGATGGCTGGTACCTGAAGGATGAAGGATGCTAGAAGGAGCTGCTCAGGTCCTGGAGCATACCAACTGCCTGGCCAGTAGGGGAATCTGGCTGCTATCTGCATCCCctgcgcaccccccccccccagtgttgCTGTCTCGAtacctgcccctcccccatcgcAGGAGTCCTGAGTCTGAGCTAGCGCCCTCCCCAAAGGACCTAAGGCGGAAGCAGACTCCCCCTCAAATGAGGTGGTCTACGCCTGTGACTGGCTGGGGGGCGGAGGGACCCTGCTCATTTGAAAATCTGACATCAGCTGGGCAGTCgccccctcctcctttcctcctctacCCTGACACAGCACTTAGCACCTGAATCTTCATTTCTCTCCCAGTG carries:
- the Gng3 gene encoding guanine nucleotide-binding protein G(I)/G(S)/G(O) subunit gamma-3, whose protein sequence is MKGETPVNSTMSIGQARKMVEQLKIEASLCRIKVSKAAADLMTYCDAHACEDPLITPVPTSENPFREKKFFCALL